The following proteins are co-located in the Geoanaerobacter pelophilus genome:
- a CDS encoding glycosyltransferase family 2 protein, producing the protein MANHMPDSLKKILLPPNSRRRLLVDLISRAVAQPRDFFRYVNFSSLRYFLNYLRNTDPELVGKMVDEVLARDRMQGDKAAQINHHFLQVVAGESSRSKCVPRSTQVDIIIPIFNAPDLTAACIASVLNNSENCRVLIVDDASTDPLVAGVIAALQAVPERGIELVTHRNESNLGFVRTVNHAVAMTSNHFVILNSDTEVPPGWLDRLFAPIFAGPDRVASVTPFSNAAMACSFPVPDRDNQLFKGLTVAELDGYFRLFGTDEPIELFSGVGFCMAFNRRVVERIGMFDAETFGRGYGEETDWSLRAYDAGFSNVLAANLFVYHKHGASFAADEKARLLEANQDLLWKRHGRHMPRLRAMVSQDAPRAIRETIMVGIDARTKNQLRVAILDVDIPGGGTVYSAKLSEELQRASMEVVHYRFNHRQKYLKMQLSSDAASLSLVLPPDSVGEFPGFLSFCGIDVIVVNELFSWPEILKIMGWLVSGQLPYLVMSHDFFMLCPSWFLLDKNGKFCKVPDNMSPCESCLPANSQSMHREFYGTCLDNPGVWRAKAGEFLAKARAVIYFSNTTLDYFKRVYPQLTNHFLNEHPIPNAERFIWKERRYDGDGILHLAVIGHLFPVKGERIIKEMIESERFKSLPVSLQVFGESPLYPPGHVSSDGRVSFLGSYRQEALPQLLEQHVIHAVLLPSICPETFSYTTSEAILLGFPVICFNLGAQAERVRQHKCGLIVDDVSAEALLNAVEHLLGNPALVAEFSKNCRQYVPARGEAHYDAIVSLIKNNAAIAKIVESCPV; encoded by the coding sequence ATGGCCAACCACATGCCTGATTCACTGAAAAAAATACTGCTTCCCCCCAACAGCCGTCGTCGGCTGCTTGTAGACCTCATCTCCCGCGCCGTTGCCCAGCCGCGTGATTTCTTCCGCTATGTCAATTTTTCTTCGCTCCGCTATTTCCTGAATTATTTGAGAAATACCGATCCCGAGCTCGTGGGGAAAATGGTTGACGAGGTTCTGGCGCGCGACAGGATGCAAGGTGACAAGGCGGCGCAGATCAACCATCACTTCCTTCAGGTTGTTGCTGGAGAAAGCAGCCGTTCGAAGTGTGTTCCTCGGTCTACACAGGTAGATATTATCATTCCGATTTTCAATGCACCGGATCTGACTGCGGCGTGTATTGCCAGCGTGCTGAACAATTCGGAAAACTGCCGGGTTTTGATTGTCGATGACGCCAGCACCGACCCGCTGGTTGCCGGGGTTATAGCTGCTTTGCAGGCGGTGCCTGAGCGAGGCATAGAACTAGTAACGCATCGCAATGAAAGCAACCTCGGCTTTGTGCGCACCGTTAATCATGCGGTTGCCATGACCAGTAATCATTTCGTCATCCTCAATTCCGATACTGAGGTCCCTCCAGGATGGCTTGACCGGCTGTTCGCCCCAATCTTTGCCGGGCCGGACAGGGTTGCCAGCGTAACCCCCTTTTCCAATGCCGCCATGGCCTGCAGTTTCCCAGTGCCGGACCGCGATAATCAGCTTTTCAAAGGATTAACAGTTGCGGAGCTTGACGGTTATTTCCGGTTATTCGGAACAGATGAGCCGATTGAGCTGTTCAGCGGGGTCGGTTTCTGCATGGCGTTCAACCGGAGGGTGGTTGAACGGATAGGGATGTTTGACGCGGAAACCTTTGGCAGAGGGTATGGCGAAGAGACCGACTGGTCTCTCAGGGCCTACGATGCCGGTTTCTCTAATGTTCTGGCTGCGAACCTGTTTGTTTACCATAAACACGGCGCTTCTTTTGCTGCTGATGAGAAGGCGCGGTTGCTGGAGGCCAATCAAGACCTCTTGTGGAAACGCCATGGTCGCCATATGCCCCGGTTGCGGGCGATGGTCAGCCAGGATGCTCCTCGCGCCATTCGCGAAACGATAATGGTTGGCATCGATGCCCGGACAAAGAATCAATTGCGGGTGGCGATTCTGGATGTGGATATCCCGGGAGGGGGTACTGTTTACAGCGCCAAGCTCTCTGAGGAGTTGCAGCGGGCCAGCATGGAGGTGGTGCATTATCGCTTCAACCATAGGCAAAAATACCTGAAGATGCAGCTGTCGAGCGATGCTGCATCTCTAAGCCTGGTATTGCCGCCTGACTCGGTTGGCGAGTTTCCTGGTTTTTTGTCATTCTGCGGCATCGATGTCATCGTGGTAAATGAGCTCTTTTCCTGGCCTGAAATATTGAAAATAATGGGATGGCTCGTATCTGGGCAGTTGCCTTATCTGGTTATGTCCCACGACTTTTTCATGCTCTGTCCAAGCTGGTTTCTCCTCGACAAAAACGGCAAATTCTGCAAAGTGCCTGATAACATGTCGCCTTGTGAGAGTTGCCTGCCTGCAAACAGCCAATCGATGCACCGGGAATTTTATGGCACTTGTCTGGATAACCCTGGAGTTTGGCGAGCAAAGGCTGGTGAGTTTCTCGCCAAGGCTCGCGCCGTAATCTATTTTTCGAACACTACGCTCGATTATTTCAAGAGAGTTTATCCACAACTAACCAATCACTTTTTGAACGAACACCCGATCCCTAACGCCGAAAGGTTTATCTGGAAAGAGCGCCGTTATGACGGTGATGGCATCCTGCATCTGGCTGTTATCGGTCATCTCTTCCCTGTCAAGGGTGAGCGGATTATTAAGGAGATGATCGAGTCGGAAAGGTTCAAATCCTTACCGGTCAGTTTGCAGGTGTTCGGTGAGTCACCTCTCTACCCTCCGGGGCATGTCTCGTCGGACGGCCGGGTGTCTTTTCTTGGAAGTTACCGGCAGGAGGCCCTCCCACAACTTCTTGAGCAGCACGTCATTCACGCTGTACTCTTGCCGAGTATATGTCCGGAGACTTTTTCTTACACTACTTCAGAAGCGATACTGCTCGGTTTCCCGGTTATCTGCTTCAATCTTGGGGCGCAGGCTGAGCGGGTGAGACAGCACAAATGCGGGTTGATAGTTGATGATGTCTCTGCCGAAGCTCTGCTCAACGCTGTCGAACATTTGCTGGGCAATCCGGCACTGGTTGCTGAGTTCAGCAAAAATTGCCGTCAATATGTTCCTGCGAGGGGAGAAGCGCATTATGACGCAATTGTTTCCCTGATAAAAAACAATGCTGCTATTGCCAAGATCGTAGAATCTTGCCCGGTTTGA
- a CDS encoding glycosyltransferase family 2 protein: protein MKLSVCMATRNGERFIGRQLSSILMQLGHDDEIVISDDSSTDRTIDIILSYADPRIHLLRGNTFFSPVFNFENALRHASGDVIALSDQDDVWLPNKVSVIHRLFENRPSPVYLVVMDGSVIDETDNEIAPSIFGSLRRPGRGIARNIFDNSYIGCCMAFSRELLPIALPFPGKIPMHDMWLGILAEVFGVTAFVSDKTVCYRKHGASMTGFAIRFMPWIQIKRRWFLAMNLLKRWVLMKRRG from the coding sequence GTGAAACTATCAGTTTGCATGGCAACCCGGAACGGTGAGCGGTTCATCGGCAGGCAACTGTCGTCGATCCTCATGCAGCTTGGCCATGATGATGAAATAGTCATCTCGGATGATTCTTCCACCGATCGGACCATTGATATCATCCTGAGTTATGCAGACCCCAGAATCCATCTTCTTAGAGGGAATACCTTTTTCAGCCCGGTTTTCAATTTTGAAAACGCTTTGAGGCACGCATCGGGCGATGTTATTGCCCTGTCGGACCAGGACGATGTTTGGCTGCCGAATAAGGTGTCGGTAATTCACCGCCTGTTTGAGAATCGGCCTTCGCCTGTTTACTTGGTGGTGATGGACGGCTCGGTCATTGATGAGACCGATAACGAGATTGCGCCCTCAATATTCGGGAGCCTCCGGCGACCAGGCCGCGGTATAGCACGGAATATTTTCGATAACAGTTACATTGGGTGTTGTATGGCCTTTTCGCGGGAGCTGCTGCCTATTGCCCTACCTTTCCCTGGGAAAATTCCGATGCATGATATGTGGCTGGGGATTTTAGCAGAAGTATTCGGCGTGACAGCTTTCGTCAGCGACAAAACAGTTTGCTACCGTAAACATGGTGCAAGCATGACCGGTTTTGCCATTCGCTTCATGCCGTGGATCCAGATAAAGCGGCGATGGTTCCTTGCAATGAATCTATTGAAACGATGGGTTCTCATGAAGCGCAGAGGCTGA
- a CDS encoding glycosyltransferase family 2 protein, translating to MSSQFSVSSNDVDSLFPGTVPRVSVIIVNWNGREHLVECLDSLAAQTFRDFEVLLVDNGSTDGSVALVKERYPWVKLTELSENTGFATGNNRGLLYATGEYLVTLNNDTRVDPAWLTELVSVADSHPAAGMVGCRICSYDEPDIIDSLGFGICSDAMSRGLFRRQRYSSLTMAPVEEILMPSACAALYRRAMIEEVGFFDDDFFAYAEDTDLGLRGRLAGWSALLATRAVVLHKYSRTGGTFSPFKIFLVERNHYWVAVKNFPVSSLLMVPMFTIARYWRQLQLIMVGAGAGGEFKESGATGMIVAALLKGIMMALLGTPRALVKRARIMNKRRLSPEEMSQLLRRYRLSFRELLDDAGPK from the coding sequence ATGAGTTCCCAGTTTTCCGTATCCAGCAATGATGTCGATTCTCTGTTTCCTGGGACTGTGCCCCGGGTTTCGGTCATAATCGTCAACTGGAATGGCCGTGAGCATCTGGTTGAATGCCTGGATAGCCTTGCTGCGCAGACATTTCGTGATTTCGAGGTGTTGCTGGTCGATAACGGCTCTACTGACGGTTCTGTTGCTTTGGTCAAAGAACGCTACCCGTGGGTTAAGCTGACGGAACTATCTGAAAATACCGGGTTTGCCACCGGAAATAACCGTGGGCTACTGTATGCAACCGGCGAGTATCTGGTAACCTTGAACAACGATACCAGGGTTGACCCTGCCTGGCTGACTGAATTGGTTAGCGTGGCTGACTCGCATCCCGCAGCAGGGATGGTCGGTTGCCGTATCTGTTCGTATGATGAGCCTGATATCATTGATTCGCTGGGGTTCGGCATCTGCAGCGACGCCATGTCAAGGGGGCTGTTCAGGCGGCAGAGGTATTCATCTCTGACAATGGCACCGGTTGAGGAAATACTGATGCCGAGCGCCTGTGCTGCCCTGTACCGCAGAGCAATGATCGAAGAGGTCGGCTTCTTTGATGATGATTTTTTTGCCTATGCCGAAGACACCGACCTGGGGCTGCGTGGCCGCCTCGCCGGTTGGAGCGCACTCCTTGCAACCAGGGCCGTGGTGCTACACAAGTATTCTCGAACCGGTGGGACTTTTTCGCCGTTCAAGATTTTTCTGGTGGAACGGAACCATTACTGGGTGGCAGTCAAGAATTTCCCGGTATCATCGCTCCTTATGGTGCCGATGTTCACCATTGCCAGATACTGGAGGCAACTGCAGCTGATAATGGTTGGTGCCGGTGCCGGCGGGGAGTTCAAGGAGAGCGGTGCCACCGGGATGATTGTTGCCGCGTTGTTAAAGGGAATAATGATGGCCTTGCTAGGAACTCCGCGCGCACTGGTAAAAAGGGCACGGATCATGAATAAACGCAGGCTGTCTCCTGAAGAGATGTCACAGTTATTGCGCAGATACCGGCTTTCGTTTCGGGAGCTGCTTGACGATGCCGGACCCAAATAG
- a CDS encoding DUF2304 family protein, translating into MYFEKIQAFSLLFSLIIFTFIFGLVQKRRVKEEYSILWFLMSIFFIYLSLDKHAIDRFGDLFGVAYKPSILMLFTTAFTFLVLIHVSIIITKLSDQNKELIQELGLGNLIGHYAREKNAEILVIVPAYNEEASIAEVIADLRSNQRPLDIIVVNDGSIDRTSAIARLHGVAVIDLPKNLGIGGAVQAGFKYADRLDYQVAIQFDGDGQHIASEIEKLLATMDEKKANVVIGSRFIGWNEGYRSTFVRRFGIHLFDAVNSILIGQRVTDNTSGFRAYDSRAISFLASHYPIDYPEPEAVILLGRNGFKLAESSICMRERQGGTSSISSLGAIYYMVKVLLAIVMTALRKPIISVD; encoded by the coding sequence ATGTATTTTGAAAAGATACAAGCGTTTTCGTTGCTGTTCAGCCTGATAATTTTTACTTTTATCTTCGGGCTGGTGCAGAAGCGCCGGGTCAAGGAAGAGTATTCGATACTCTGGTTCCTGATGAGTATCTTTTTCATCTACCTGTCTCTGGACAAACACGCCATAGACCGCTTCGGTGACCTGTTCGGCGTAGCCTACAAGCCGAGCATTCTGATGCTTTTTACCACTGCCTTCACCTTCCTGGTACTGATTCATGTCTCAATAATAATCACAAAACTGTCCGATCAGAACAAGGAGCTGATCCAGGAACTGGGATTGGGCAACCTTATCGGTCATTATGCACGAGAGAAAAACGCTGAAATCCTTGTGATTGTTCCCGCTTACAACGAAGAAGCAAGTATTGCGGAGGTCATAGCCGATTTACGATCCAATCAACGACCATTGGACATCATTGTGGTCAATGATGGGTCTATTGATCGGACCAGCGCGATTGCCCGTTTGCATGGGGTTGCCGTGATTGATCTCCCGAAAAACCTGGGAATCGGTGGTGCCGTGCAGGCAGGATTCAAGTATGCCGACCGGCTTGATTACCAGGTGGCGATCCAGTTTGATGGCGATGGCCAGCATATCGCCTCAGAGATTGAGAAACTGCTGGCTACGATGGATGAGAAAAAAGCCAATGTCGTGATCGGCTCACGCTTTATCGGTTGGAATGAAGGATATCGTTCTACCTTTGTCAGGAGATTTGGCATTCACCTGTTCGATGCGGTCAATTCCATCCTTATTGGTCAGAGGGTTACTGACAATACCTCCGGTTTCAGGGCATACGACAGCCGGGCCATCTCATTTCTCGCGAGTCATTACCCGATTGATTATCCTGAGCCGGAAGCGGTCATTCTTTTGGGACGGAACGGGTTCAAGCTTGCCGAGTCATCAATCTGCATGCGGGAGCGACAGGGTGGGACCTCCTCAATCAGTAGTTTGGGCGCGATCTATTACATGGTCAAGGTGTTGCTGGCCATAGTAATGACGGCATTGCGCAAGCCGATTATTAGTGTCGATTGA
- the rfbF gene encoding glucose-1-phosphate cytidylyltransferase — MKVVILAGGFGTRISEESHLKPKPMIEVGGRPILWHIMKIYSSYGFNDFVICLGYKAYSIKEYFAHYFLHESDVTFDFRKDNQRVVHSHTAEPWRVTLVDTGLETMTGGRVKRVAPYLDNEPFMLTYGDGVGDVNIRELVAYHEKNGKLATVTTTQPSGKFGALNLSDSNQVLSFQEKPKGDGHWINAGFFVMQPEVLDYLGDDSTVLEKEPLERLAAGGELVAFKHHGFWQPMDTLRDKNHLEDLWKDGTAPWKLW; from the coding sequence ATGAAAGTCGTCATCCTGGCCGGAGGTTTCGGCACACGTATCAGCGAGGAATCGCACCTCAAGCCCAAACCGATGATCGAGGTCGGTGGCAGGCCGATTCTCTGGCATATTATGAAGATCTACTCCAGCTATGGTTTCAACGATTTTGTGATTTGCCTGGGGTACAAGGCCTACAGCATCAAAGAATACTTTGCCCATTATTTCCTTCATGAGTCGGATGTCACCTTTGATTTCCGCAAAGACAATCAACGGGTGGTTCATAGCCATACTGCCGAGCCCTGGCGGGTGACTCTTGTGGATACCGGCCTGGAAACCATGACCGGTGGCCGGGTGAAACGGGTCGCTCCATATCTGGACAATGAGCCGTTCATGCTTACCTATGGTGATGGTGTCGGCGACGTGAACATCCGGGAGCTGGTTGCCTATCATGAAAAGAACGGCAAGCTGGCGACCGTTACTACCACCCAACCGAGCGGCAAGTTTGGCGCGCTGAATCTTTCCGACAGCAATCAGGTCTTGAGTTTCCAGGAGAAACCCAAAGGTGATGGCCACTGGATTAACGCCGGGTTCTTCGTCATGCAACCCGAGGTCTTGGACTATCTTGGTGATGACAGCACTGTCTTGGAAAAGGAGCCGCTGGAGCGACTGGCAGCCGGTGGGGAACTGGTGGCTTTCAAACATCACGGCTTCTGGCAGCCGATGGATACTCTGCGGGACAAGAACCACCTTGAAGACCTCTGGAAGGATGGTACTGCTCCCTGGAAGCTGTGGTAA
- the rfbG gene encoding CDP-glucose 4,6-dehydratase — protein MIDNSFWHGKKVFLTGHTGFKGSWLSIWLHSLGAQVTGYALDPPTKPSLFELARVSELVNSVIADVRDLDRLRLEMAKAAPDIVIHMAAQPLVRDSYKIPVETYAINVMGTVHLLEAVRNCPTVRAVVNVTTDKVYENREWVWGYREQEPFGGYDPYSNSKGCSELVTAAYRSSYFNPSHYDRHRVAVASARAGNVIGGGDWAGDRLVPDIVRAIMAGEKVLIRNPNAIRPWQHVLEPLSGYLLLAQRLFASGADYAEGWNFGPADDDARPVEWIVRELCEKWGDGAGYLIDNGDHPHEAHYLKLDCSKARARLCWVPRWGLAAALDRIVSWTKEYIAGNDLRHVCQQQIIEYGRGFDE, from the coding sequence ATGATCGATAACTCATTCTGGCATGGGAAAAAAGTTTTCCTGACCGGCCATACCGGCTTCAAAGGGTCGTGGCTGTCGATATGGCTCCATAGCCTCGGGGCGCAAGTGACCGGCTACGCCCTTGATCCGCCTACCAAGCCGAGCCTCTTTGAGCTGGCTCGGGTCTCGGAGCTGGTAAACTCGGTTATTGCCGATGTCAGAGATCTCGACAGGCTTAGGTTGGAAATGGCCAAGGCTGCCCCTGACATTGTAATTCATATGGCTGCCCAGCCCTTGGTGCGTGACTCCTACAAGATTCCGGTGGAAACGTATGCCATCAATGTCATGGGCACGGTGCACCTGCTGGAGGCGGTGCGTAACTGCCCGACGGTCCGGGCGGTGGTAAATGTCACCACGGACAAGGTCTACGAAAACAGGGAGTGGGTTTGGGGATACCGTGAGCAAGAGCCTTTTGGCGGCTATGACCCTTATTCCAACAGCAAGGGGTGCTCGGAACTGGTGACAGCAGCCTACCGTTCCTCATATTTCAACCCCAGCCACTATGACCGGCACCGTGTGGCCGTGGCTTCGGCGCGGGCCGGCAATGTCATCGGCGGTGGTGACTGGGCCGGCGACCGGCTGGTGCCGGATATCGTCCGGGCCATAATGGCCGGGGAAAAAGTCCTGATCCGCAATCCTAATGCCATTCGCCCGTGGCAGCATGTGCTGGAGCCTCTCTCCGGCTATCTGTTGCTGGCGCAACGGCTCTTTGCCAGCGGAGCTGACTATGCCGAAGGGTGGAACTTCGGCCCGGCTGATGATGATGCCCGACCAGTGGAGTGGATTGTCCGGGAACTCTGCGAAAAATGGGGAGACGGTGCCGGATACCTGATCGACAATGGTGATCACCCGCATGAGGCCCATTACCTGAAGCTCGACTGCTCCAAGGCTCGGGCGCGGCTCTGCTGGGTGCCTCGCTGGGGGCTTGCCGCGGCATTGGACCGGATAGTTTCCTGGACCAAGGAGTATATTGCTGGCAATGACTTGCGCCATGTCTGTCAGCAGCAGATTATTGAATACGGGAGAGGGTTTGATGAGTGA
- the rfbH gene encoding lipopolysaccharide biosynthesis protein RfbH, with the protein MSDNAKRDAELRSKAIAAATEYYRFKHQNDKAFEPGDRVAYAGRVFDEKEISALIDSSLDFWLTTGRYAERFEQEFARFLGVQHCSLTNSGSSANLLAFMALTSPKLGERRIRPGDEVITVAAGFPTTVAPVIQYGAVPVFVDVTFPTYNIDVSRLESALSPLTKAVMVAHTLGNPFDLTSVKAFCDRNGLWLIEDNCDALGSRYMYKGKWQYTGTIGHIGTSSFYPPHHMTMGEGGAIYTNDMQLKRLVESFRDWGRDCWCPSGRDNTCGNRFGQQFGELPFGYDHKYVYSHFGYNLKVTDMQAAIGCAQLEKLPGFIEARKRNWQLLRNGLDPLADSFILPEATENSDPSWFGFLLTVRDDAGFRRDQLVNHLESKGIQTRMLFAGNLTKHPCFDEMRKSGTGYRVVGELTTTDRIMNDTFWVGVYPGMTDGMLEYMVQQITACCRG; encoded by the coding sequence ATGAGTGATAACGCCAAGCGCGATGCTGAGCTGCGCAGTAAGGCCATAGCTGCTGCGACAGAATATTATCGGTTCAAACATCAAAACGACAAGGCTTTTGAGCCAGGAGACAGGGTTGCCTACGCCGGCCGGGTTTTTGATGAGAAGGAAATCAGTGCCCTGATTGATTCATCGCTTGATTTCTGGTTGACTACCGGTCGCTATGCCGAAAGGTTCGAGCAAGAGTTCGCTAGGTTTCTCGGGGTGCAGCACTGCTCGCTGACCAATTCCGGGTCATCGGCAAACCTGCTGGCATTCATGGCCCTTACCTCGCCAAAGCTTGGCGAACGGAGGATCAGGCCTGGCGACGAAGTGATCACGGTTGCTGCGGGTTTCCCAACCACTGTTGCTCCGGTGATTCAGTATGGTGCAGTGCCAGTGTTCGTTGACGTCACTTTCCCGACTTATAACATTGATGTCAGCCGTCTTGAATCGGCCTTGTCGCCGCTTACCAAGGCGGTCATGGTGGCTCACACCCTGGGTAATCCCTTTGACCTGACCTCGGTAAAGGCGTTCTGCGACCGGAATGGCCTGTGGCTGATCGAGGATAACTGCGATGCCCTTGGTTCCAGGTATATGTACAAGGGCAAATGGCAGTACACCGGGACCATTGGGCATATCGGCACCTCAAGTTTTTATCCGCCCCACCATATGACCATGGGGGAGGGGGGCGCGATCTACACCAATGACATGCAGCTGAAAAGGCTGGTCGAGTCTTTCCGGGATTGGGGGCGCGACTGCTGGTGTCCGTCTGGTCGGGACAACACCTGTGGCAACCGCTTCGGCCAGCAGTTCGGCGAACTGCCGTTCGGCTACGATCATAAATATGTCTACTCGCATTTCGGCTATAACCTGAAAGTGACCGACATGCAGGCGGCCATCGGCTGCGCCCAGCTGGAAAAACTCCCGGGGTTCATCGAAGCGCGCAAGCGCAACTGGCAGCTCCTGCGCAATGGCCTCGATCCGCTTGCCGATAGCTTTATTCTGCCGGAGGCAACTGAGAATTCCGATCCTTCCTGGTTCGGATTTCTGCTGACGGTGCGGGACGATGCCGGTTTCAGGCGCGACCAACTGGTCAACCATCTGGAGAGTAAGGGGATTCAGACCAGGATGCTCTTTGCGGGCAATCTTACCAAGCACCCCTGTTTTGACGAGATGAGAAAAAGCGGCACAGGCTACCGGGTTGTCGGTGAACTGACTACCACCGACCGGATCATGAACGATACCTTCTGGGTAGGGGTATATCCGGGCATGACCGACGGGATGCTGGAATACATGGTGCAGCAGATTACTGCCTGCTGCCGGGGTTGA
- a CDS encoding thiamine pyrophosphate-binding protein: MKLSDYVIDFTARQGVNHVFEFIGGAITHLIDSIHHREDMECISVHHEQTGAFAAEAYARINGRLGLAMATSGPGALNMVTGIGSCWFDSVPCLFITGQVNTYEYKFDRPVRQIGFQETDIVSVVKPLTKYAVLVTEAESIRYHLEKAVWLAQNGRPGPVLLDIPMNIQRAQIDPDTLAGFLGSAEHAALATVPGIDPDAVRQVAAMIATAQRPVILAGGGVRTAQGTDELQSLVELTGIPVVATLMGLDAVPHDNPAFFGMIGSYGNRFSNMTLANSDLLLILGARLDSRQTGTRPDTFARAATRVHVDIDPNELNAKVQVDLALQGDVREFLAALNRELAGSAKPDLKSWYAVINGYRAKYPTYADPEEFPGIDPNRFMEILSDRCREGDLISLDVGQNQMWAGQSFRLKKDQRMLISGGMGAMGFALPAALGAAKAVAGRRSLAIAGDGGIQVNIQDLEVIVSRRLPVKVIVLNNNCLGMVRQFQDMYFGGRRQSTVIGYGCPNLVKIAEAYGLPAFTIDSLETAASVLDQALALDGPAYVEVAITQNSCVNPKLVVNRPIEDMSPHLDRKELEDAMLIDLVDEGEVPE; the protein is encoded by the coding sequence ATGAAACTTTCCGATTATGTCATAGATTTCACCGCACGGCAGGGGGTGAACCATGTTTTCGAGTTCATCGGCGGCGCCATAACGCATCTGATCGACTCCATTCACCATCGTGAAGACATGGAGTGCATCTCCGTGCATCACGAGCAGACCGGCGCCTTTGCCGCCGAAGCCTATGCCCGGATCAACGGCCGGCTCGGACTGGCCATGGCAACCAGCGGACCGGGTGCGCTCAACATGGTCACCGGTATCGGGAGCTGCTGGTTCGACTCGGTCCCCTGCCTGTTCATCACCGGCCAGGTAAACACCTACGAATACAAGTTCGACCGTCCGGTACGCCAGATAGGCTTTCAGGAAACCGATATCGTATCAGTGGTCAAACCGCTTACCAAGTACGCGGTGCTGGTGACCGAGGCCGAATCGATCCGGTATCATCTGGAAAAGGCTGTCTGGCTTGCCCAGAATGGCAGGCCCGGCCCGGTGCTGCTGGATATCCCGATGAATATCCAGCGGGCGCAGATCGATCCCGACACTCTTGCCGGTTTCCTCGGTTCTGCGGAGCATGCGGCGCTGGCAACCGTTCCTGGCATTGACCCGGACGCGGTGCGCCAGGTGGCAGCGATGATCGCCACTGCGCAACGGCCGGTAATTCTTGCCGGTGGCGGGGTCAGGACGGCACAAGGGACCGACGAGCTTCAGTCGCTTGTGGAGCTGACCGGCATTCCGGTGGTGGCGACCCTGATGGGGCTCGATGCCGTGCCGCATGACAATCCAGCGTTTTTCGGCATGATCGGCTCCTATGGCAACCGCTTCAGCAACATGACCCTTGCCAATAGCGATCTGCTGCTGATTCTGGGAGCGCGGCTGGACAGCCGCCAGACCGGCACCCGCCCAGATACCTTTGCCCGCGCCGCCACCAGGGTTCATGTGGATATTGATCCGAACGAACTCAATGCCAAGGTGCAGGTCGATCTTGCTCTGCAGGGTGATGTGCGCGAGTTCCTGGCGGCTCTCAACCGCGAACTTGCCGGGAGTGCCAAGCCGGACCTGAAGAGCTGGTATGCGGTCATCAACGGTTACCGAGCAAAATATCCGACCTATGCTGATCCCGAGGAGTTTCCCGGCATCGATCCGAACCGCTTCATGGAGATCCTTTCGGACCGTTGTCGCGAAGGGGACCTGATCAGTCTCGATGTCGGGCAGAACCAGATGTGGGCCGGGCAGTCGTTCCGGCTCAAGAAGGATCAACGGATGCTCATCTCGGGAGGGATGGGGGCCATGGGGTTTGCCCTCCCCGCAGCCCTGGGCGCGGCCAAGGCTGTTGCGGGAAGACGCTCTCTGGCCATTGCCGGTGACGGCGGAATCCAGGTGAACATCCAGGATCTGGAAGTCATTGTATCCCGCCGGCTGCCGGTGAAGGTTATCGTGCTGAACAACAACTGTCTCGGCATGGTTCGTCAGTTTCAGGATATGTATTTCGGTGGTCGGCGCCAGTCGACAGTTATCGGCTACGGCTGCCCGAACCTCGTGAAAATCGCCGAAGCTTACGGCCTGCCGGCGTTTACTATCGATTCGCTCGAAACGGCTGCTTCTGTCCTGGATCAGGCCTTGGCCCTCGACGGCCCGGCCTACGTCGAAGTGGCGATCACCCAGAACAGCTGCGTCAACCCCAAACTGGTGGTGAACCGGCCGATTGAGGATATGTCGCCCCATCTGGACCGCAAGGAGCTGGAGGACGCCATGCTCATCGACCTGGTGGACGAGGGTGAGGTGCCGGAATAG